TTTCATTGCGGCCCATTTCTCTATCTAGCCCCAATAAGATGTGGACTACGGCCCATTGATAATCCGCATACTCTTTTCCATTCATACTGTTCGATCGGGCTGCAGTGCTGTTGGGTGCCGTTTCTTAGCGGACGCCTAGGCAGCTAGGCTACAGCATCAACACGCCGTCGCTCTATAGAGGGTTCACGGATGACCTGATCGCCGGCTTACCATTCTGGAAATATAAGGAAGATGATTCGGTGCGATTTGGAGCTCGGAGATAAAATCCAGTATGCATATTCTCACTCATTTTGACCATTAATTGATAAAGGGAAAATtgtttatattgttttattttctcaaatttccatgttagttgattgtttttttcgataattttaataattttttccaATGGCCTTTATCGTTACAGGGTcaaatttatgaaattaagggggtgtattcaatctaaacttttaatgacttttatggaattttaaaaTCTAGAGGTATTCAATCTAAATTTTTAATGACTCTATATATGTTTAGTGGTATTCAACATGGATTTTggtagagttttaaaaagtcatgtggtattcaaacttgactttttaaaactctccAAAAGTCAAGAGGTATCCAAAAAATCCATAGCTTTTCAAGGATtcttattttattattcatGTACAAATCTTAAAGCCTTATGTACAATTGCAGAAAATCTAAAATATTCTTCCACCTATACCAAAGATTTTGATGGACtttcttttttgaaaaatacgctatctctcttctatctcaagcCATCTCTAGGGTTCTTCACTCTCtcaaaaaaatttcttctattCAAAGGTATGATTGGtcattcttgaatttattatattgccaatatttatgtgtaaaaatagatgaattgttgttttttttcttgaatcatTATGATTATTGTATTTCATAAattttctttcatctcatcaAAACGATGAATGATCCGACATGTGATGAATTGTGTTTTTTCTTGAATCATTATGATTATTGAAAAAACTTAGGAATACTTCAGCATTCATATTATTCTTTCTTATGCTATACAGTAAATGATTTAAGAGCCATAGTTTTTTCTCAGTGTAAGATCTAATTTTAGAGTTCTATTTTCTTGATTGTCATTCCCAAATTAATTAAGATGGTCCTTTAATTGAacttctctaaataaaattgaatcTTAGAATTTTTTTCGATATAGAGAggaaaagaagaaaattaaatgatgaaaagtgAAATGATATAAGTGCAATTATGTACATGGTAAATGTGAAAGTTGTAAACAGCTaagtgtttttaattatttttgtgatGTGGCTAGAAagtgaaaaatttatttcgtaAACATTAGGAAGTGGTGTTGGCTAATGCTAAAGTTTAAGTTAGAAAAGAAGTGAATGGTATAATAGGATAATAAGACTTGGCTTAGaataagataaaattttgaagaCATGGATACAGttaatgaataaattttttagacttctgtacaaACTAATAGTATGTGATAAAAAATTTACCCACACTTAATCAAGATATACTTAATTTATACGTTCAAATACTTTACCTTATTTTTTAACATGATTAAATATGTGTTTCAATACAATTTAGATGAATTATTTTATGTGATTTCTTTAATATGAATAGCataattgaattatttatttattgtctcaatttttttcttatttctcATAGTTGTCTCCAACAGTTTTTTATGTCATGTTAAGTctgtatttaatatttattaatgtcTTACTCGTAAAAGTAATATAGAAAACCCAATAGTCATTATGTGTACTTCACATGCATTTCAAGTGACTTTTCCTGGCATATTTAGGAGTACTGTAAGCTATTTTACATCCTGTTACCACATATTATACAGTGTTTCTTTGTTTGCTTCAATGAGTGTGGGAAGATAACGTCATTTTTCAGCTGTTAGGAATAGAAGAGTTAAGAGCATAGTTATAGAGCGGACATTTGGTATATTTAAATCACGgttcaaaatattcaagatgACCCCTCCATTTCCATATACGACCCAAACAGAGCTTGTATTGGCTTGTGCCGGATTACACAATTTTCTTCGAAATGAGTGTCGatgtgatgaatttcaaattgaaccaGATAATGAAGCTCAATTGTCTTCATCGGCACAAGTTTATGGAGATGACaactttgatcagttatttgATACTCAAGAACAACAACGAGCAAGAGCTAATGCATGGAGGGATATCATAGCCAATAGAATGTGGAAcgatgttgatcaaattgtcaATAATGATTAGCTTTTTTATGTAAAAGTctacttattattttgatttttccttttaataaaattttattacgaacttataaaaatattgttcattaatatgttgaattgacataaagaattgaaattttgatttcaataaattggatagttcatttgtcgtttttcacaaattaaatttatttaacctttaaataaatttaattcatttacattttcataaataaaaaaaatttaaaattgaataGGTTATAcatgtccaataattatttaaaagaaattaataaaaaaataaatcacaattataaaagtttacaaaagtctataaaaatcttgaaaaaagtctataaaagtctatgaaatatattttacaatTCCATGAGATTCTATAAAAGTCAATCAAAATCCATCAACTCCACAAAAGTccacttttttaaaaaagtcattaaaagtttaGATTGAATACATCCCCGTAAAATAAAATTGTTGAACATCACaatttatatatgattattAGATTGTATTTAGATGAAAAAAAATGGAagctataaattttaaatttatttaattaattattcttTTTCCGAAATCAAACCGTTCGATATAATAATGGGTAAAAAAGAGTGGTAAAAAGTCACGTGCGAGCCAGCCGCCACACAATCTTTCTTTCTTGTATACCCTTTTGTTTTCATTAGTTCGTCTCTCTGTTTCTACCCTCGTTTTCCATCCGTAACACCTACGCCGCCTCACGACCCGACCGGCTCCTTCATCCGCTCCTCCGATTTGATTCCAGGTAAAGTTAGGTGCTTTAACGCTTCCATTTTGATATCAAGGATTTTCGTTTGCTCAGTTCGATTTCTTTTGAGATTCCGAAAACTGTGTTATTTTTCGAGTAAAAGAACGATGATTCACCTCCTGTTTTCCTATAGTTTGTCAGTGTTTGCGAAATTTTGATCTGGAAATGTATCGTGTGAATTCAGGATGTGAATAATCGAGACGCTTGAACTCCTCAAATGTCTAGGAAACCTTGTTTTTGTATTCAACcggttctttttctttttgtaaaaaaaatattgtagttATCCGGAAGGCTTTGTTAAAAGGTGTGAATGGTATAATTGGAGGGTTTAACTGCGTAGCGTGATTGTTGTATTCTCTAGTAGATGTTAATGGCAAAAAAATCTAATTCTGATGCTATTTCTATATTGTGAGCTGCTCTTTGGTTTATTAGCTATGTTATGTTGTCAGAGGCATTACCTtgttgctgtatatgttgaaaCTTTTCATGATGTTTGTGGGCTATTTCTATATTGCGAGCTGATCTTTGGTTTATTAGCTATTTTGTGTTGTCAGAGGCATTACCTTGTTGCTATATTGGTTGAAACTTTTCATGATGTATGTGGGCTATCTCATCATGCAAACTAACTTCATagatgaaaattattatttgtgGGATCAACGTTACACTAACATGAAGCCTTCAACTTTGCATGTCTCCTTTTCTTGTTTAGCAGCGGAATTTATTTCTTCTTTCTCACAGTCATAGTTATACCATTTTTTCAGGCGATAATTATTTCTTAGTGTCAAGATGTCACTAAGTGCTACTTTTGCCAGCCCAATTACAACTCTATCGATTGGTATGTTATGTCATCtcagaaaatataaatttgtccATGTTTTATATCTATTCCATTGGCGTTTCTAAAATAACATACCTTGGTTCTTTGAGTACGTCTGCACATGATAAATCCTATTACATGGAGTAGTAACGAGTGCCTGTAAAATCACAAGAAGGGTTGATTGGTTGCATAAAATGCTCTTTCTCTTTTGTCGATGCCggaaaatttatgttttttataTCTGGTTTGTGTGAATTTCACTTTGTGGTTTTTTCATAACATATCAACAAATTCTGTTGAGGAGTCTACCTCAGCATTATTCAGATCTGTTTTCATGCATTTATGTGCATGTggacaatttgaaatgagccaTACTCGAGAGTGCACATCAATTTAATGGTTAATGCCTTTGAATTACATTTCTACAGCAAGATCAGAAGTTCAATGTCTGAAGCCAAAGaagaatgtttatttcattccaGTTGAGCTTAAGTCACTCCATTTGCAGCGTTCTTTTCGAGTAAAGCACGCTTCAATATGTGCTGCTTCCCTGGTAATTATGTTGTACCTGAGATTAATTTACTTTTTGCCAATTGATTTTGTAATGATGACTTTAAGAGAGGATCTTCTCTTTTAATCGAGTCTTTATGTTTGGCACTAGGAGTTTTTTTTCTGAAACAATCATCTGACCGTAGAAAAGATTACCTACTGAAGATTAACATAGGGTTTAGCTTCTTTTTAGTCTATCAAGTGGTTGTGGTTGTGGTGAGCTAGGAAAATATGTTCACAGGACAGTTCTTTATGATTACTACTTGTACTGATTGCTTATCTTAAACTGCAGAATGCCACTTGTGCTGCAGAGCAGACACAAACAGTCACGAGGCAATCTTCTACCATTACCGTCGCACCTATTCAAGGTACTAATCGCCTTTTTCATCCTTCACTCTAATTTACGAGGAGTTAGCAGACGCAAACAGTCATAAAgtctttgttttgttttgttatttGTTTTTTTGGTGCATTCTGGAATCTGGTGGAAGAACCTGCTAATTTTATTCCACCTCTTTAACTTTCCTGCTTTTCATGTTAACCGTTGAAACCTCTCTTCTGACAAAATACTTTGCACTTCCACTTCCAAGTAAACGAGTCCTGCATTCTCTTCcaagtattttaaataatcTTGTAATGGATTCCAGGAAAGGAGAAATCTCCGGAACTCGATGATGGTGGAACAGGATTTCCACCACGTGATGACGATGGTGGCGGCGGCGACGGCGGCGGCGGTGGGGGGCACTGGTCCGGTGGGTTTTTCTTTTTTGGCTTCCTTGTTTTTTTGGGCTTCTTGAAGGACCAAGAAAGCGAAGGACCTTATCGAGAAGAAAGGAGAAGATGAGGGGATAATTGATTATGCTATAATCActacatatcttgtgttatgtTCCCCTTGCGTTGATACTTAATAACATAATAATGAATACGCTGTACGTTGATATTTTTTGATAGATTGTATTATTAGCAATTTAACCCTTGAATATATATGCTACAAAAATCAATGATGACGTGAAGTTGGTCAATTGAGATCCAATTTTTTACCCTTAATCAGGTCgaaataaaatgaaatttaattaatatttgtaTGTGATTGCGAGtaatcattttctttttaattttaaaggaAAAAGGACGAAGCAATATcagtaaaatttatatttttgttttccAAGTACATTTAATTAAGACTTGAAAATGTTATTGAACAttattaaattactaattaaatTTAAGTAGTTAggttaataattattatattttcattTGATTGAAAATTAACTGTTAGCTGAGTCCGGAGTTTTCCTTTATAGATGTCGGGATAGTCGAGTCAGTTTCAGTGCCCGTAATAGCACTTGCAAAAATATGATTCTATCAAGCAGAGTGAGGATCCGAAGTAAGACATAAAATAGAGTAATTGACACAACTCTCACATATATAGCATTAAATTGAAGAGCTTTAACTAGATTACACAATTCAACCAGGAGCTTCAGCCCAAACTccaactgatcaacagacgatTCGAGGGTAGAACTACCAAGGCTTTGAAGAAGGTTTTTGGGTGATTCAATCGATACAGAGGTGTCCGACTCGAACATAAGTTATAGATAAAATATGTTTGTAAACCAATTCAGTTAGCTTTATTTTAACGGTTGAGGAAAAGCTTTATATGTCATAAATGATTTGTCACGTTgtcaaatatataaattatacatACAAAATCGTATATGTCTTATTATGTAGCATTATATCAATCTTTCGATATATTTGCATTAGGATATCTGGACACAAACCTTTGACCTGTTGATTATCAAATAGGATGAGCCCCAATGGTTGAGTGGCCACCACCCAATCTACTGCCTTCTTGATTTCCCCGGCAGAACAGAGCTACTCCCTTTTCACTTGTCAATATCTCGCGTCCTCTCCTAAAATTTTATTCTGAATCCAATCACAACAAAGGTGATGTGATCTCGTTAAAATAGGTGAGCCGGGGACGGGGCTTCAacggaccaaatcaataatttataatgtttgggaatttgagtgaagataatggcttggatcaacacctgtaaacaagaaagtaactcgtgaatgggcgccggagggatgtccggcgtggccactccgatgcttaagtcggCAGGCTTTTttatgaacacaagcaatatttgaagggaaatatgtaagtgcttttGGTTCAAAGATTTCCGAATGTTTAAATGAcactaatacctgctatttatagtagaaaatggggtaggtacctcgattcttgtgccacctactaagtatggcaagtcggctgcccatacttgtagcttctgatgacttctaggacactccaagcccaagtggttctgacggattaggctgcctgtatcgatcacactcgagtgtggtgtaattctcgaggtggcctggGTAGTTGGTTACCTGGGTACCTGTATGAGAAACCGGGTGGAGAAGAAGTGCCCGGGCAGCTGTCTTCTGATCCGGGCTATTCAACCGATAACCCGGGTCATCACTAACCCGGAAATGGGTCACCATTATCCCGGACCCTTACAGGGGTATCACCACACATCCtaaaaatagtcgggctagagcttgactcgctgtcccgatcagtcatgcaTGTTTACTCCAAAACATATCCCAGAGTGAATAAGAGCCTTGGGTCTCTAAATATCCTGCAGAAGTGATGAGGTGTCAGGCTTCCATATCTCTCAGGTTTTGTACATTCATCGTTTAGTACTCTCGGGAAATCCAATGAATGTCATTATGCTGCATGCGTTAACAGTGACACCGTCGAAAATTGTTCGTATTCCGAGGTAATAATGAGCCTGTTTCCTCGATACCCGTACACGTCTTTTCATCTGCCTGCTCAATTTCCTAGATTCCCTCTGATCGTCCGATTGGGTTCGGATCGACGATGGAGACTGATTccttcctatatatatatacagtaacCTGCTTACCTATTCTCCAACATTCCATCAATTCAGTCCTCAAGAAGTGCAATGGCGGGTTCCAGTGGTTCGAAATCTCCCGACATGGCAGCAGAGTTTATGCAAGCGGCTTTTGAGAAAAGAAAATCTGAattggaagatgaagtcttccaaaagATCATCCATTACTGGGAGGAGCTGCAAGGACTTCAGCTTCTTCACGAGTGGGAGGAGGCTATCACTCCTGAACTGGTGGCCAAGTTTGCAAAGTATCAGGAACGCTTGCAGATTTCTGATACGGAGGACCTCTTTGAGTACGACTTTATCCTCCAGCTATTGCTTCATAAAGAGAGGAGGACGCTGCAGAAGATTGCCGACTCTGCTAGCTTTATGAAGGCGTTCACTGGTAGCTTTTTCCCGGGATTaagataagatgccggggcctcagaCCTCCCTGGGCTTAAGATGAGATCTTGGGTAACCCACGGGATGCCATGATAACGCGTGCCCTTTCTATCAACTATCAGGAACGTTTCGTATTTCGATGAGCCGATAAgtctgacatttttaattattgcGTGTGTCCCCTCGTATGCCTGGTACAATTTTCTAGGCAAATCGTGGTCGTCCACGCATGCTTTTTAAATAAACGGCTGAGATCTTCTCCCCACCGCCTATATATACTAA
The Primulina tabacum isolate GXHZ01 chromosome 9, ASM2559414v2, whole genome shotgun sequence DNA segment above includes these coding regions:
- the LOC142555792 gene encoding uncharacterized protein LOC142555792; amino-acid sequence: MSLSATFASPITTLSIARSEVQCLKPKKNVYFIPVELKSLHLQRSFRVKHASICAASLNATCAAEQTQTVTRQSSTITVAPIQGKEKSPELDDGGTGFPPRDDDGGGGDGGGGGGHWSGGFFFFGFLVFLGFLKDQESEGPYREERRR